A segment of the Anguilla anguilla isolate fAngAng1 chromosome 6, fAngAng1.pri, whole genome shotgun sequence genome:
AAACGTGGGATCAGAGTGCAGAATTCATTGACGTAGTGTAACTAATTCAAATTCTGGAAACAGCATGGAGCCTTTTACACGCTGTGAGTTAGTCACAAAGGTCTGTTGGCTTCGCTACCTTTCTATGTGAGAATATCTATGTAATGTTCACTTCCTATGTGTGGCCATGGAAGGTGATAAGACAGAGAGCCCTTTGCCGCTAACCCTCCGCATGGAAACGGTGTGCGCCGAGTTACCAGCCATCCACATTCTTTCATAAGTCAGCACTGCATATGTGACTCTGGCACAatgctgtgtgtgagcagaACGTGAATAGAAGTTTGCAGCATCCAATCAAATGAAACGTATCCATAGGCCTTGGAATTAAACGTCGCGTTAACTCTATTCAGACACAAGTCACGTGCCGGTCTCTTCAGTTGTTTTTCCAGGTGCTTCCTCTTCTCATACAAAAAAGTGTCATTACATGGATGTTGTGAGATCTTGCTGTCGTCATTTCAGTCACTTGGACATCTACTCTCCATTATCTCTGTCcgacatttcattttcatggtaGCCGCTTTCATTTGCTATCTGGCGTGGCTTGCTTATACACACTTATAAAGGGCAGAGCGCAGAGCGTGACGTCAAATCTTTTACAATCAAGCCGAGGAGGCAATTCAAGTATAAAATTAATTACCGAATGAAGTATCAGAGAAGTATTGCAGAAATACAAGAACAGTGTCAACGCAATCATAGTCAGCTGAAAACAACAGGGATGACATTTGTCAACATGTCaattactgagaatagataataagtaatataaacaaaatagaaataatCAATATGTGTAGGCAGGCTGCATGTTCAGACTgaaagaaattattattttacagtgaTGCAATTCCCTTTATCTTCTCTTCGATACAgttgcagttttcatttttatatcccTTCTCACATAATCTTAAAATTCCCTCAAGCTGTTTTGCATATATGGTATTTATGATAGCTCAAAACTCAAAGGAACATAACAAAATATACTCAAAACAAgaactaaataataataataataataataataataataataataataataattaattgagTTTTTCACACATTATgctataataaattattaattataaatgaatgtttatCCAATTAGAAGACATAGCAGACTTTCTATGAAACAGAATAGTGTAGCCTCATATCAACTCCAGCTCCTTGTGGTCCCACTAattttgtattcaaatgaaTCCAGGGGCTCTATCTGTGATGATctcctattttattttgtattttgaccagTTAATTCCAAGCTGTCTACATCTAGCCATCATCTTTTGCGAGACACTCCCTCTCTATTCTATAAAGCGGGACAAAAGCAATAATTACCTGACATTTCAGGGCAGTCACGGAATTGAATATTAGGGTTCTGAGTGCTGGCAGAACAGCCTCTAATGGCGCAAATGAAAATGGCCATGTTTGAATGAACGAGGGAGAGATGTATCGTTTGTTCATTAAAACTCTCTCCATATACATGCTTTGGTGAGCTGGTAAAACTGGTCGAGTGCACAATATCCGAAACCCTAAACCTTTACCTTCTCTGTTTCCAGCTTATTTCAGCACACTTCATGAAATGTATTAGTAATAGTAGAAATAGTACACAATAGTAAACAAATAAGACAGAGTAGAGaaaaaggaataataaaaaataaaataagctacATCAAAACATAAAATCAGGTAAAATGAACtcatatgaaatatgaataataattagTTAAAGCTAGGCACATGCAATATAAATTTTAACTATCAATTATACTAAATTTCATGTCAAATAACAGATGTTCTTGGTATATACTTGTGATGTATCTAAATTCAAATACCTGAATACCCACCACAAAAATGCAGATAATGATTGTTTGTCCTGAAGTTGGCCAATGCTATTTCTCTGATTTCATTCATTGAGAAGTCATGTGAAAACAGTGTTTCTACGGAAAGGAACTTAAGATATGTGTAAAATTGAGCATTAAAAGGAAATAAGTCATACTTTCAAGTCATAAAATCTGGAAATACTCATCTTTCATTGTATAACAGCATATTTGGTCCATCTAAAATCAGTTAGGAGtggcataaaacaaaacaagtttaTTGACATGATTACAGAGGCATTATTAAAACCACTAGAAGCAGTTTTGGTTGAACTACATCCTTCTTGCCATCTTTCTTGACAAATCTGGGTCAACTATAGGTATGTTTTTAtgaatccattttcatttttattgcatttgtacaGTACTTCTTTGTATAGGCATTGTCAGAAAGACGCTTTATagaaagaagaaacagaagaaattAGGCAAGTCTAAGCTTGAACATCCATAAAGCCAGCAAGTGAGGTAAAAACTCCCCAGAGGGAATAAAAAAACTGTggtgagagaaaaacaaaactcccCAATGTCCCACCACATGGgatgcaataataattaaattactcTTTTTTGAATTACGTTTTTATAATTACGTTTTGTTTTGCCCAACgcaaatgagaattttttttctttcccctagGTGTTGGAGATGGCCAGCTTTAACTGTTCTTCAGTAGACTTCTCTGGGTCTCCAGATGCTCTGGTACATTGCATTGAGGCTGGGGCATGCAACCAGAGCTCTTCCCTGCCAGGAAATAATGGTTCCCAAGCAGTGGACATGTGCCTGAGCCACGAGCAGTACCTGCTGAAGTACCTGGGGCACCGTAGGTCTCCTGCCTTTTTGCCCGTCTGTGTCACCTACTTGCTGATCTTCCTGGTGGGGGCTCTGGGAAACGCCCTGACCTGCACGGTTATCGCCCGCAACAAGGTGATGTGGACGCCCACCAACTACTACCTGTTCAGCCTGGCGGTGTCGGACCTGCTGGTCCTGATTTTCGGCATGCCCCTGGAGCTGTACGACATGTGGAGCAACTACCCCTTCCTCTTCGGCAAGGGAGGCTGCTACTTCAAGATCTTCCTCCTGGAGACCGTCTGCTTCGCCTCTATCCTCAACGTGACGGCGCTCAGCGTGGAGCGCTACATCGCCGTAGTGCACCCGCTCAAGGCCAAGTACGTGGTCACCAGGGCCCACGCCAAGAGGGTGATCCTCACCTTGTGGGCGCTCTCCATGATCTGCGCCGTGCCCAACACCAGCCTGCACGGGATCGACACCCTGCCCCCGAGGTTCGGCCGCCAGTACCCCGAGTCGGCCACCTGCACGCTGGTCAAACCCCAGTGGATCTACAACCTCCTCATCCAGGTGACCACCCTGTTCTTCTTCCTGCTGCCCATGATGACCATCAGCGTGCTGTACCTGCTCATTGGCCTGCAGCTCCGGCGGGAGAGGATGCTCCACGCGCTCGAGGCCAAGTCGGGCCTCAGCCACAGGAGCTACAGCGGCGTCCACAGCCAGCAGCAGAGAGTGCGCCATCAGCAAGTCACCAAAATGCTTTGTAAGTCTCTCGCCCAatccccacctcccccgccTCATCCCCTCCCCGCtatgctccgccccctccccactttACCGCACGCCGTTCTCACTTTGCCTCATCCCCTCCTCACACTGccccacacccccttccctCTATGCCCCACACCCTACCCACTTCCAACTTATTCTAAATGCATgacaaaaatgcacttttgccaaatgaattttttaaacttaaGTACACCATTTCACTTGCAGCATGCATTTCCACTACAATCACACTCTGATAGCTGATCCAGTGTTAAGGACAATTCCTTCATATTTTTCAGCGTGCTCAAACTAGCCTGGTCCATTCACTATTGTTTTAATGTCCACCATTTCACCGTgtattttctctgtctgtgtattTTCTCTGTTGAGAGTGTAGACTGAGAGCATctgctttacattttaatagacTATTATACTGttcaaactgttcattttttaatatgcaagaaaaatatctttttttagaaaaaaaaaacattttttcaatccATCAGAGGAAACGAAAGCGAGTGTTTGATGAGCTCATAGTCTTCACTTCACTTGCTTCATACATAATGGAAGAACCCTTGGGGCTACACTGGTCGCACAGCTAAATCACAGTGGGGATTCTATCAAGCAAAGGAGAGAAGGGTGCTTTTTTCATGGATTTGTTCTGACCTGGGTCAACATGaaccttttctttatttcaactttttctttatttatttatagaaaaacacagaggaaataTTTGTTCAAGACCAACAATGtactgtaaacacctcacagctagaccaatgagggtttgttgctggaggggaaggcaccgcgtgttctcccttggctggtgtgattcaaaaccggagatgttagttatttttcctctgttcgtaagaacagggcacaattataattaagaatgcactggttccgttgccacgggttagatatgaaggcgctgcttcatatcccgcttaaacctggcccgaaacggatcagtagcattcaggttactctccgttcgcaaacggggctatgctgtca
Coding sequences within it:
- the LOC118229942 gene encoding neuromedin-U receptor 1-like isoform X2; the encoded protein is MASFNCSSVDFSGSPDALVHCIEAGACNQSSSLPGNNGSQAVDMCLSHEQYLLKYLGHRRSPAFLPVCVTYLLIFLVGALGNALTCTVIARNKVMWTPTNYYLFSLAVSDLLVLIFGMPLELYDMWSNYPFLFGKGGCYFKIFLLETVCFASILNVTALSVERYIAVVHPLKAKYVVTRAHAKRVILTLWALSMICAVPNTSLHGIDTLPPRFGRQYPESATCTLVKPQWIYNLLIQVTTLFFFLLPMMTISVLYLLIGLQLRRERMLHALEAKSGLSHRSYSGVHSQQQRVRHQQVTKMLCVLVIVFGICWAPFHSDRLVWSFISGWTVHQRQIFEYPPSRSPVTHLTLRSTVYEVPPGNSAPNSEGDNFSKCTGWQQECETIVT
- the LOC118229942 gene encoding neuromedin-U receptor 1-like isoform X1, producing MASFNCSSVDFSGSPDALVHCIEAGACNQSSSLPGNNGSQAVDMCLSHEQYLLKYLGHRRSPAFLPVCVTYLLIFLVGALGNALTCTVIARNKVMWTPTNYYLFSLAVSDLLVLIFGMPLELYDMWSNYPFLFGKGGCYFKIFLLETVCFASILNVTALSVERYIAVVHPLKAKYVVTRAHAKRVILTLWALSMICAVPNTSLHGIDTLPPRFGRQYPESATCTLVKPQWIYNLLIQVTTLFFFLLPMMTISVLYLLIGLQLRRERMLHALEAKSGLSHRSYSGVHSQQQRVRHQQVTKMLCVLVIVFGICWAPFHSDRLVWSFISGWTVHQRQIFEYVHLISGFFFYLSSAINPILYNLMSTRFRDMFREVTSQCGCDFRRYPPSRSPVTHLTLRSTVYEVPPGNSAPNSEGDNFSKCTGWQQECETIVT